Proteins encoded by one window of Candidatus Obscuribacter sp.:
- a CDS encoding tetratricopeptide repeat protein yields MSLLTIIQGGLGMTFDFWAQDRRHRDGQRLPLSAFSLLLLSALVMPGPALAETVTQEKQRPAKDMRYRKRVIVAPTGAEIPRRIDYQSLGTRDTLLLPKYRPSYGQQNFDSAAQANGQSQYRSVGTDDGGLSAGAGQSNLVPGSSSLPRANRNGIVPPPPPAQSNLLPRSLTTSTDTGAVAQSATARSIDPPSRTNVHVPLSANRINQIKNDANLLVKKGKLHEAQALLEKYSREYPQDVALKTELAKINLARAKNYSKAGDHALAAKHARLAVANAKAAPEIGASAESTLHSSIAKLGVNPKNAEQRKVLGDKLSAQNRHSEALVEYQAAAKLSPSVANHVSVGNAAAMSGQHMEAKAAYQEALELNPDSSSALRQLGMTRLKLRDYTGASADLTRALILDQSDKVAANALIGLWREQVASRPSDPNSHLGLARALQVAGDLTAAQAEYKTVVQLNPSHPHLPAARQSFKLALAKQEAKKAYDLAQSLEKEGALSAAYQKASDAVGLYPSDKNYKAYWETLGEKIRAQGIPAAPPPLSPEAQAQLAALAQPGEQPPQASLPTAQNLGLAQTPAAQQAQFAGENGYRPMNTDTQVSSISNFLSTMRDFTVQQQNQIDATSKATREALKSLGTGGAVPAIEATASSTTTTTATATAATADEALASATQALANTTGGIAAAAPAAQATTPMSLTGLAMGARDAATSGGGSTLGNMMNYGSTTMPALSTGRFKMINQSDVSNILQKAGNRFTQAPAGSEQTALGAYPAPAVNALSPQVAPLAPQGAPQAMTQSMPQTMTPSMSQATPQNGLYDNNQSAINNPSSPFGATQSQANQGDQMIQSMRQAAPQKYLNENTPGEQAVATNLPPSASAAPLALKPALPIPQTSARLYLAGVKAGKNDVQLKVLLRNDGATAIKLPGTTDGVLRSNGKADQSIKVSFGSRNLSVGGSVSGTITVPGASLDPSADIFIPGQNIANANLSDLHLTVPISQK; encoded by the coding sequence GTGTCACTTTTAACGATTATTCAGGGCGGCTTAGGCATGACATTTGATTTTTGGGCACAAGACAGAAGGCATAGAGATGGACAGAGACTGCCACTGAGTGCCTTTTCGCTTTTGCTGTTGAGCGCTCTGGTGATGCCGGGGCCAGCCCTTGCCGAGACTGTCACTCAAGAGAAGCAGCGCCCAGCCAAGGATATGCGCTATCGCAAAAGAGTGATTGTGGCGCCCACCGGGGCAGAGATACCGAGAAGAATAGATTATCAGTCACTGGGTACAAGAGACACTTTGCTTTTGCCCAAGTACAGACCGTCCTATGGACAGCAAAACTTTGACAGTGCCGCTCAGGCTAATGGTCAATCGCAGTATCGCAGCGTCGGTACAGATGACGGCGGACTCAGCGCTGGCGCAGGTCAGAGCAATCTAGTACCGGGTAGCTCATCTTTACCGAGAGCTAATCGCAATGGCATCGTGCCGCCGCCTCCGCCAGCACAGTCCAATCTCTTGCCGCGCAGCCTGACCACATCTACAGATACCGGGGCAGTCGCTCAGAGCGCTACAGCACGCTCCATAGATCCGCCCAGTCGCACCAATGTCCATGTGCCGCTCTCAGCTAACCGCATCAATCAAATAAAAAACGATGCTAATTTGCTGGTTAAAAAAGGCAAGCTGCACGAAGCTCAAGCACTACTAGAAAAATATAGCCGCGAGTATCCGCAGGATGTCGCACTCAAGACCGAACTAGCCAAAATCAATCTAGCCAGAGCCAAAAATTACAGCAAAGCTGGTGATCATGCCCTCGCAGCCAAACACGCCAGACTTGCCGTAGCCAACGCCAAAGCTGCGCCAGAGATAGGTGCCAGCGCTGAGAGCACACTCCACTCCAGCATCGCCAAACTCGGCGTCAACCCCAAAAACGCAGAGCAGCGCAAAGTCCTGGGCGACAAATTGAGCGCCCAAAATCGTCACAGCGAAGCTCTAGTGGAATACCAGGCAGCAGCAAAACTCTCTCCCAGTGTGGCCAACCATGTCAGTGTCGGCAACGCCGCCGCCATGAGTGGCCAACACATGGAAGCAAAAGCAGCCTACCAAGAAGCGCTTGAACTCAACCCCGACTCATCGAGTGCCCTGAGACAATTGGGCATGACTCGCCTCAAACTGCGCGACTACACTGGAGCCAGCGCCGATCTTACCCGAGCACTGATACTCGATCAGTCAGACAAAGTAGCTGCCAATGCATTAATTGGTCTGTGGCGAGAGCAGGTGGCAAGCCGTCCTAGCGATCCCAATAGTCACCTGGGGCTAGCCCGCGCTCTACAAGTAGCAGGCGATCTCACTGCTGCCCAAGCTGAGTACAAAACAGTGGTGCAGCTCAATCCCAGCCACCCACATCTACCAGCGGCAAGACAATCTTTTAAACTGGCACTAGCCAAACAAGAAGCTAAAAAGGCTTACGATCTAGCCCAATCACTAGAAAAAGAAGGAGCGCTATCCGCTGCCTATCAAAAAGCCAGTGATGCAGTTGGTCTCTATCCATCAGACAAAAATTACAAAGCCTATTGGGAGACTCTCGGCGAAAAAATCAGAGCCCAGGGCATCCCGGCTGCACCTCCGCCTCTCAGTCCTGAGGCACAAGCCCAGCTAGCAGCTCTGGCTCAACCAGGTGAACAACCACCACAAGCCAGCCTGCCCACTGCCCAAAATCTAGGACTGGCTCAAACGCCAGCCGCTCAGCAAGCACAATTTGCTGGCGAGAACGGCTATCGACCGATGAATACAGATACTCAAGTCTCATCGATATCAAACTTTTTGTCGACCATGCGCGACTTTACAGTGCAACAGCAAAATCAAATCGATGCTACCTCTAAAGCTACTCGAGAAGCTCTAAAGAGCCTCGGTACCGGTGGTGCTGTACCGGCTATCGAGGCAACCGCATCTAGCACCACTACGACTACAGCTACTGCTACTGCTGCCACCGCCGACGAAGCTCTAGCAAGCGCTACGCAAGCACTAGCTAACACCACTGGCGGTATTGCCGCCGCTGCACCAGCGGCCCAGGCGACGACACCAATGTCACTGACTGGTCTAGCTATGGGAGCCAGAGATGCAGCCACAAGCGGCGGCGGATCGACTCTCGGCAATATGATGAATTACGGCAGCACTACAATGCCCGCGCTAAGTACTGGCCGCTTTAAAATGATCAATCAGTCTGACGTATCCAATATATTGCAAAAGGCTGGCAATCGATTTACCCAAGCTCCTGCAGGTAGTGAGCAGACTGCCCTCGGTGCATACCCAGCACCAGCAGTCAATGCTCTGTCACCGCAAGTAGCACCGCTAGCGCCGCAGGGTGCTCCCCAGGCGATGACACAGTCAATGCCGCAGACAATGACACCGTCAATGTCACAGGCAACGCCACAAAACGGACTGTACGACAATAATCAAAGCGCAATCAATAACCCAAGCAGTCCTTTTGGAGCGACTCAATCGCAAGCCAATCAAGGCGATCAAATGATCCAGTCAATGCGTCAGGCTGCGCCGCAAAAGTACTTAAATGAAAACACTCCTGGCGAGCAAGCAGTGGCGACCAATCTACCCCCGAGTGCAAGCGCAGCACCGCTAGCCCTCAAACCTGCACTGCCCATACCACAAACCAGTGCCAGACTCTATCTAGCCGGGGTCAAAGCCGGTAAAAACGATGTCCAGCTCAAAGTACTGCTGCGCAATGACGGCGCTACCGCTATCAAACTACCCGGCACCACTGACGGTGTTTTGCGCTCCAACGGCAAAGCTGATCAGTCCATCAAAGTCAGCTTTGGCTCACGCAATCTCAGTGTAGGCGGCAGCGTTAGCGGCACCATAACAGTGCCAGGAGCGAGCCTGGATCCCAGTGCCGATATCTTTATCCCCGGACAAAATATCGCCAATGCCAATCTCTCTGACTTGCACCTGACTGTGCCAATCTCACAAAAATAG
- the adhE gene encoding bifunctional acetaldehyde-CoA/alcohol dehydrogenase, producing the protein MTVITQAQEQMLVDKANSLTRQARLAAAVFSQYSQEQVDRIVKAMTTCAINNAALLAKMAHEETRMGVTEDKILKNLVASEFLYAQIKDAKTVGVIKELPELNMVEVAEPIGVILGLAPVTNPTSTVIFKSICCAKTRNSIIFSSHLMAAESSNLAAKLVYEAALEAGAPKGFITWVDKSSRLRRLSEIMFTHPEVDLIFATGGTAMVKAAYSSGKPALGVGAGNTPVYVHKSANVPSAAMEIIISKTFDNGTECPSEQTLIIDNEILPEIISEFERLGCYICNDQEVEQIADAVIDARTGGMNYRLVGQPANLIAEKAGIKVDHHIKMILCPLRGELRNHRLAVEKLMPVLGYVGVDSVNEGINRALDINYGGGTGHTAGIFCEDDAIIERFADAINAGRIIVNSPSSIGGLGGVYNHLNTTLSFGCGTGGGNITTDNVGIKNLINYKRVPRRKNYLITFQTTKNIYSNPGSIEHLKSLKFKSAFVITSRAAAKRGHLGMLKEALPAGCHVDVFTDIGVEPDFSTIQKAVAAMRLSQPDAVIALGGGSVLDAAKIIRLFYDYPELKVEELAVNFLDFHHRMVEFPKTMRTQLVAIPTTSGTGSEVTPFAVLKDGYRKVSMIDECMIPDVAIIDAQLTKSLPKEITCDTAFDALTHALEALVSTFSSDYTDGLALEALRLIFEALPETLKNPNSIVYRHKLHNAATLAGMAIGNASVGVNHALAHALGARFDIAHGRANAAFLLSTIEYNSQIPSKFVSIPCYPLWVADRKYARAAQFIGLKDDAPAAGETPAIADATTARGLATINAGLVHSLRRAVYDLGRLAGQPLSVSELGIPLEAYQAALPELVETALNDMSVRSNPRYTLVPEVLELFQSAYPPRQKP; encoded by the coding sequence ATGACAGTGATAACACAGGCTCAAGAGCAGATGCTCGTCGACAAGGCGAACTCGCTGACGCGTCAGGCGCGCCTGGCGGCGGCAGTATTTAGCCAGTACTCGCAAGAGCAAGTGGACCGCATCGTCAAAGCGATGACCACCTGTGCCATCAACAATGCCGCACTGCTGGCCAAAATGGCCCACGAAGAAACCCGCATGGGTGTCACCGAAGACAAGATTTTAAAAAACCTCGTGGCATCAGAGTTTTTGTATGCTCAAATCAAAGACGCTAAGACTGTCGGCGTTATAAAAGAGCTGCCTGAGCTCAACATGGTAGAAGTGGCCGAGCCCATCGGTGTCATCCTCGGTCTGGCTCCTGTGACCAATCCTACCTCTACTGTCATTTTTAAAAGTATTTGCTGTGCTAAGACACGCAACTCTATTATCTTTAGCTCGCACTTGATGGCCGCTGAGTCCTCCAACCTCGCCGCCAAGCTCGTCTACGAAGCTGCGCTAGAAGCTGGCGCACCCAAAGGCTTTATCACCTGGGTGGACAAATCATCGAGACTGAGACGCCTTAGCGAAATCATGTTTACCCACCCAGAGGTGGATTTGATTTTTGCCACAGGCGGTACTGCCATGGTCAAAGCCGCTTACAGCTCAGGCAAACCAGCTCTGGGTGTGGGCGCAGGCAACACTCCTGTCTATGTGCACAAGAGCGCCAATGTGCCCTCAGCTGCAATGGAAATCATCATCTCCAAAACTTTTGATAATGGCACAGAGTGCCCCTCCGAGCAGACTCTGATAATAGACAATGAGATTTTGCCAGAAATAATCTCTGAGTTTGAGCGCCTTGGTTGCTATATCTGCAACGACCAGGAAGTCGAGCAAATCGCTGATGCCGTCATCGATGCGCGCACAGGCGGCATGAACTACAGACTGGTGGGTCAGCCAGCTAATTTGATTGCTGAAAAAGCCGGCATCAAAGTCGACCATCACATCAAAATGATCCTCTGTCCTTTGCGCGGCGAGCTGCGCAATCACAGACTGGCAGTCGAAAAACTCATGCCAGTATTAGGTTATGTGGGCGTGGACTCAGTCAACGAAGGCATCAACCGCGCTCTCGATATCAATTATGGTGGCGGTACCGGTCACACTGCCGGTATCTTTTGCGAAGACGATGCCATCATCGAGCGCTTTGCTGATGCTATCAATGCTGGTCGTATCATTGTTAATTCACCATCGAGTATCGGTGGACTGGGTGGAGTTTATAACCACCTCAACACTACTCTCAGCTTTGGCTGCGGTACTGGCGGTGGCAACATCACCACAGACAATGTGGGCATCAAAAACTTGATCAATTACAAGCGTGTGCCCAGACGCAAAAACTATCTAATAACATTTCAGACTACCAAAAACATCTACAGCAACCCAGGCTCCATCGAGCACCTCAAGAGTCTCAAGTTTAAGAGCGCCTTTGTTATTACATCGAGAGCTGCTGCCAAACGCGGTCACCTCGGTATGCTCAAAGAGGCTCTACCAGCTGGCTGCCACGTCGATGTCTTTACTGATATCGGAGTCGAGCCAGACTTTAGCACCATCCAAAAAGCTGTCGCCGCCATGCGCCTCAGCCAGCCCGATGCGGTCATCGCTCTGGGCGGAGGCTCGGTCCTCGATGCCGCCAAAATCATCCGTCTCTTTTACGATTATCCTGAGCTTAAAGTCGAAGAGCTCGCCGTTAACTTCCTTGATTTTCACCACCGTATGGTGGAATTTCCCAAGACAATGCGCACCCAGCTCGTGGCTATACCCACGACATCTGGCACAGGCTCTGAGGTTACACCGTTTGCCGTGCTCAAAGACGGCTATCGCAAAGTCAGCATGATCGATGAGTGCATGATCCCTGATGTAGCAATTATCGATGCGCAATTGACCAAGAGTCTGCCTAAAGAGATTACTTGTGATACCGCATTTGATGCCCTGACTCACGCTCTAGAGGCGCTCGTATCGACCTTTAGCTCAGACTATACCGATGGTCTGGCACTAGAAGCACTACGCTTGATATTTGAGGCATTGCCTGAGACTCTCAAAAATCCCAACAGTATCGTCTATCGCCACAAGTTGCATAATGCCGCCACACTAGCTGGTATGGCTATCGGTAATGCCAGCGTCGGTGTCAACCATGCCCTGGCTCACGCTCTGGGTGCACGCTTTGACATAGCGCACGGTAGAGCCAACGCTGCATTTTTGCTCTCCACCATCGAGTACAACTCACAGATACCATCTAAGTTTGTCTCAATCCCCTGCTATCCACTCTGGGTCGCCGACCGCAAATACGCCCGCGCCGCTCAGTTTATTGGTCTTAAAGATGATGCTCCCGCTGCCGGTGAGACACCTGCTATCGCCGACGCCACCACAGCTAGAGGTCTTGCCACAATCAATGCCGGACTGGTGCACTCATTGCGCCGTGCTGTTTATGACCTCGGCAGACTCGCTGGTCAGCCCCTCTCAGTCAGTGAGCTGGGCATACCACTAGAGGCCTATCAAGCTGCCTTGCCTGAGCTGGTAGAGACTGCGCTCAATGATATGAGTGTGCGCTCCAACCCGCGTTATACCCTGGTACCGGAAGTACTGGAATTATTCCAGAGTGCTTATCCCCCGAGACAAAAACCGTAG
- a CDS encoding STAS domain-containing protein gives MTKDNGKASVATAETIHIMGSLDKGLDSVDKALGAGKGQLVLDFTACTFISVDGLEWLEELLLRANSGKRPVRFVNVPPPIYKVFKVSHIESLIEAAGGAGRANNGPVC, from the coding sequence ATGACTAAAGATAATGGTAAAGCCTCAGTAGCCACCGCTGAAACAATACACATCATGGGCTCTTTAGACAAAGGGCTGGATAGTGTCGACAAGGCACTGGGTGCTGGTAAGGGTCAACTAGTATTGGATTTTACAGCTTGCACTTTTATCAGTGTGGACGGTCTAGAGTGGCTTGAGGAGCTTTTGCTCAGAGCTAACTCTGGTAAGCGCCCGGTGCGTTTTGTAAATGTGCCACCACCGATTTATAAAGTGTTTAAAGTAAGCCACATCGAGAGTCTTATAGAGGCCGCTGGCGGAGCCGGTAGAGCCAATAACGGACCCGTGTGCTAA
- a CDS encoding ABC transporter ATP-binding protein — protein MNPTTVSTASLRTENLTKRFGKRSSVDNLNLSIYPGELYALLGDNGAGKTTTIGMLTTLLAPTSGTFYICGYNGLTQARQIRGLFGVVSQDVSIYNELTVFENLKFLAELYGLKKTEIESRIVELLNYAGLMERVNDRACDLSGGMQRRLAIACAMVNRPKVLFMDEPTVGLDPASRRQIWAALKGLKKMGVTILLTTHYLEEAELLADRIGIIRDGKLLVEGTVQELAKKIQGMRGLSIRLTDEASVDDPGFKEKVERFTARFGTSYRIDSLRNTLYMSQPDSVKMEEFLRMVLDFMSREEIPFNKFASGEPNLEDVFLAVSKEEGREPLATPGSLNV, from the coding sequence ATGAACCCCACCACCGTCAGTACTGCCAGCCTGCGCACCGAAAACCTGACCAAGCGCTTTGGTAAGAGAAGCTCGGTGGACAATCTCAATCTGTCTATTTATCCCGGTGAGCTTTACGCACTGCTGGGCGACAACGGGGCGGGCAAAACCACCACAATCGGCATGCTCACAACGCTACTGGCGCCCACTAGCGGCACCTTTTATATCTGCGGCTACAACGGCCTCACTCAAGCGCGGCAGATACGCGGACTCTTTGGTGTAGTCTCGCAAGATGTATCTATCTACAACGAGCTGACAGTATTTGAAAATTTGAAATTTTTAGCAGAGCTATACGGTCTAAAGAAGACCGAAATAGAGTCTCGCATAGTGGAGTTGCTCAATTACGCTGGTCTGATGGAGCGCGTCAATGACCGTGCTTGTGACCTCTCTGGCGGTATGCAAAGACGCCTGGCAATCGCCTGTGCCATGGTCAATAGACCCAAAGTATTATTTATGGACGAGCCCACAGTGGGACTCGACCCCGCCAGCCGCAGACAGATATGGGCCGCTCTCAAAGGCCTCAAAAAAATGGGTGTGACCATACTGCTCACCACTCACTATCTAGAAGAAGCCGAGCTGTTAGCCGATCGCATCGGTATCATCCGCGATGGCAAATTACTAGTAGAGGGCACTGTGCAAGAACTGGCTAAAAAAATCCAGGGTATGCGCGGACTCTCAATAAGATTAACTGACGAAGCCAGTGTCGATGACCCAGGCTTTAAAGAAAAAGTGGAGCGCTTTACCGCTCGCTTTGGTACAAGCTATCGTATCGACAGTCTGCGCAATACTCTCTATATGAGCCAGCCGGACTCAGTCAAAATGGAAGAATTTTTGCGTATGGTATTAGACTTTATGAGTCGCGAAGAAATACCGTTTAATAAGTTTGCCAGTGGTGAACCCAATCTCGAAGATGTATTTTTGGCAGTATCAAAAGAGGAAGGTCGCGAACCTCTCGCCACTCCCGGGAGCCTGAATGTTTAA
- a CDS encoding ABC transporter permease encodes MFKAIIAIMSKDILAWTRRPLYFFASVLMAVLILVCVGNTISGVNEMPFGLYDPAGISELSKHLTETGRFKVQVFDDLDKGKHELANENIVALANVSQDPLEDSVQILTAGNNPLVDDQISMGLLSVLTQRAKELSIPLHSAALYQVNFGLRDYIIAGLTAYLCYVLASMNLGFSWIYEWMEKTYRQIVLAPMGLDAAIIAKTITVTMEASTVLWLALSLTSPLAGFKIGNNFLGLVGATLLSVFTFSCIALVFACFLRTIRVYTMTISILGVALMFVSGIITPIKAMPYWEQQLASSMPLYYASDLTKAAMLGIPCDYGRDIVVLLSFAFGSLILSRFVLARSKASL; translated from the coding sequence ATGTTTAAGGCTATCATCGCTATCATGAGCAAAGACATCCTGGCCTGGACCCGCCGTCCGTTGTACTTCTTTGCTAGCGTACTGATGGCTGTGCTTATCCTTGTCTGTGTTGGTAATACTATATCTGGTGTCAATGAGATGCCCTTTGGTCTCTACGACCCGGCTGGCATCAGTGAGCTGAGTAAACATCTCACTGAGACTGGGCGCTTTAAAGTGCAGGTCTTTGATGATCTCGATAAGGGTAAGCACGAGCTAGCCAATGAGAACATCGTCGCTCTCGCCAACGTCTCGCAAGACCCGCTAGAGGACTCTGTGCAGATTTTGACTGCTGGCAATAACCCTCTGGTGGACGATCAAATCAGTATGGGCTTGCTCTCAGTCCTGACCCAGCGCGCCAAAGAGCTGAGCATACCGCTGCATAGTGCAGCCCTCTATCAAGTCAATTTTGGTCTGCGTGACTATATCATTGCTGGTCTGACGGCTTATCTTTGCTATGTACTAGCCTCAATGAATCTCGGCTTTAGTTGGATCTATGAGTGGATGGAAAAGACCTACCGCCAGATTGTGCTGGCTCCAATGGGGCTTGATGCCGCTATCATCGCCAAGACTATAACAGTCACCATGGAGGCTTCCACAGTGCTCTGGCTGGCGCTTTCGCTTACATCACCTCTGGCTGGATTTAAAATCGGCAATAATTTCCTCGGACTAGTCGGTGCCACACTGCTATCAGTCTTTACTTTTAGCTGTATCGCCCTTGTTTTTGCCTGTTTTTTGCGGACAATCCGCGTTTACACAATGACTATTTCGATTTTGGGTGTGGCCCTTATGTTTGTCTCAGGCATCATCACGCCCATTAAAGCCATGCCATATTGGGAGCAACAATTAGCCAGCTCGATGCCTCTCTACTATGCCAGCGATCTGACCAAAGCCGCCATGCTGGGCATACCTTGCGACTACGGCAGGGACATAGTAGTACTGTTGAGCTTTGCTTTTGGCTCACTTATATTGTCGAGATTTGTACTTGCTAGGAGTAAGGCTTCGTTGTAG
- a CDS encoding ABC transporter substrate-binding protein, whose amino-acid sequence MQNTYPRATIASKVSLALLTFCFAMPQAQAGAGWSCVDQLVKTFGADKGSTATNLIDYHEMSLRALGKKDWERMSPAQKQEFTTSLKALVEKRYYPRWQKIFGKGKVALIDESNTQGDIIVKTKLVLGKKTEAIAWRLSDKNGAAKVVSLSVDDKDLLDKIKHRINSRRKKGTMDIDSLLAWIHKGEGKGVSLEGASLAQSSDSRSAVAAD is encoded by the coding sequence TTGCAAAATACTTACCCCCGAGCCACAATCGCATCAAAAGTCAGTCTCGCATTGCTGACGTTTTGCTTTGCCATGCCGCAAGCGCAAGCTGGTGCTGGCTGGAGCTGTGTAGATCAGCTTGTTAAAACTTTTGGCGCCGACAAGGGTAGCACTGCCACCAATCTGATTGATTATCACGAGATGTCTTTGCGTGCCCTTGGTAAAAAAGATTGGGAGCGCATGAGCCCTGCTCAAAAACAGGAATTTACCACCAGTCTCAAAGCACTGGTAGAGAAGCGCTACTACCCCCGCTGGCAAAAAATATTTGGCAAAGGCAAAGTAGCGCTCATCGATGAGTCCAATACTCAAGGCGACATCATCGTCAAAACCAAGCTTGTGCTGGGCAAAAAGACCGAGGCAATCGCCTGGCGTCTCAGCGACAAAAATGGCGCAGCAAAAGTCGTCAGCCTATCAGTCGACGATAAAGACCTGCTCGACAAAATCAAGCATCGCATCAATAGCCGCCGCAAAAAAGGCACCATGGATATCGACTCGCTCTTAGCCTGGATCCACAAAGGTGAGGGCAAAGGCGTCAGTCTAGAGGGCGCATCACTGGCCCAGAGCAGCGATAGCCGCTCGGCAGTGGCTGCTGACTAA
- the sfsA gene encoding DNA/RNA nuclease SfsA, with translation MLVGPLVEATLIKRYKRFLCDVRFADGTEVTAHCPNPGSMLGVAEPGSRIFLSESKAKNRKLAWTWRFVEVPGSLVCVDTMLANKLFREAFECGVLTELAHYDQIKSEYTYEDCRFDFYLSGTAGDALVEVKSTTLVGDVVGGESGPHRRALFPDARTERGLKHLTTLCRALANHKDERTLECVQFYLIARSDTHSFAPADAIDPKYGAGLRAAQASGVKVITRELVFELKPSESGGSMYDLEIGFGRGLPVVVT, from the coding sequence GTGCTGGTTGGTCCGCTTGTTGAGGCTACTCTGATTAAGCGCTACAAGCGCTTCCTCTGTGATGTGCGCTTTGCTGATGGTACAGAGGTGACTGCGCACTGTCCCAATCCTGGCAGCATGCTTGGTGTGGCTGAGCCTGGGTCGAGGATATTTTTGTCTGAGTCTAAAGCAAAAAATCGTAAGCTAGCCTGGACCTGGCGCTTTGTCGAGGTGCCGGGGTCGCTGGTGTGTGTCGATACCATGCTGGCAAATAAGCTCTTTAGAGAGGCTTTTGAGTGCGGTGTGCTGACTGAGCTGGCGCACTATGATCAGATTAAGAGCGAGTATACCTATGAGGATTGTCGCTTTGACTTTTATCTCAGTGGTACTGCTGGTGATGCGCTGGTGGAGGTAAAGTCGACGACGCTGGTGGGGGATGTGGTGGGTGGTGAGTCCGGTCCCCACCGGCGAGCGCTGTTTCCCGATGCGCGGACAGAGCGCGGGCTAAAACATCTGACGACTCTCTGTCGAGCGCTAGCAAATCACAAGGACGAGCGGACTCTGGAGTGTGTGCAGTTTTATCTGATAGCAAGATCGGATACTCATAGCTTTGCACCAGCTGATGCAATTGACCCTAAATATGGTGCGGGGTTGAGAGCGGCTCAGGCGAGTGGTGTGAAAGTGATAACGCGCGAGCTGGTGTTTGAGTTGAAGCCGTCGGAGAGCGGTGGGTCGATGTATGACCTGGAGATTGGCTTTGGGAGAGGATTGCCGGTGGTGGTGACATGA